CGAGCTCGAGTCCCGGGAGGTGGTCGATCTGCGCAGCGAGTTCGCCCTGCCCGTTCCGATGACCGTGATCAGCGAGATGGTCGGTGTGGACGAGGCCGACCGCGAGCGGTTCCATCGCGGGATTCAGGGGTTGCTCAGCGGCATGGGCGAGTCCGAGCGGGAGGTCGACCACGACGAGGGGGCCGCGCTGGCGGAGTTCGTGCGCGAGCTGATCGAGCGGCGCAGGAGAGCCCCCGGTGATGATCTGCTCACCGGGTTGATCCAGGCCGAGGAGCAGGGCGAGCGACTCGCCGACGACGAGCTGGCGGCGATGGTGTTCACCCTGGTCACCGCGGGCTACGAGACCACGTACAACTTGATCACCAACGCGGTGGTGGCTCTGCTGGACCATCCTGACCAGCTCGCGCTGCTGCGGGCCGACCCCGCGTTGATGGGCTCGGCGGTCGAGGAGGCGGTGCGCTACCTCGGCCCCGTGCAGAGCAGCGAGGCCCTCACTGCGGCCGAGGACGTCACCTGGCACGGTCGGACCATCCCCGCCGGTTCCCTGGTGCTGCCGCTGCTGGCCGCGGCCAACCACGATCCCGCGGTGTTCGCCGCGCCCGAGACGTTCGACATCACCCGCGGCCCGAACCACCACCTCGGCTTCGGCCACGGGGAGCACTTCTGCCTCGGCGCCAATCTCGCCCGGATGGAGGCCCGGGTGGCGCTGGACGCGCTGCTGCGGCGCAATCCCGGTCTCGCTCTCGCCGTGGATCGGGAGCAGCTGGCCCTGGAGGCGGTGCCGATGCTGGTGCGCTACCGCAGCCTTCCCGTGCACCTCGGCTGATCCCGCCGGCATCGCCTTCGGTGCGGGGCCGCGCCGTCGAGGGCCCGCGCGGCGGCGCGATCCTGCGAAGCAGCGGGCGGGGACGTAGCGTCGCGGTTACGCGAGTGCCGCGAGCGGGCCGGGCTTCTCCGGCAGGGCGGGGCAGGACCGTGCGGGGCCCGCGGTGTTCCTCCCGGCGTCGGGGGTGCGGATCTTCGGGCCCGCGCCGGTGGAGGGGAACTCCGATCCGGGGA
The sequence above is a segment of the Actinopolyspora saharensis genome. Coding sequences within it:
- a CDS encoding cytochrome P450 family protein; the protein is MVASPAADDGPVVSESGACAPEVRHPITLGSPEFVAAPQAHCTWLRTHAPVYRGRIDSALVDQDVWIVSRYADCKSLLTDDRFPRSPAGGPAIAEGMPDHLRLLSESMIYKDSHEHRRLRRLVAKPFTPRAIERLGRRVSELAHGLLDELESREVVDLRSEFALPVPMTVISEMVGVDEADRERFHRGIQGLLSGMGESEREVDHDEGAALAEFVRELIERRRRAPGDDLLTGLIQAEEQGERLADDELAAMVFTLVTAGYETTYNLITNAVVALLDHPDQLALLRADPALMGSAVEEAVRYLGPVQSSEALTAAEDVTWHGRTIPAGSLVLPLLAAANHDPAVFAAPETFDITRGPNHHLGFGHGEHFCLGANLARMEARVALDALLRRNPGLALAVDREQLALEAVPMLVRYRSLPVHLG